Proteins encoded in a region of the Streptomyces sp. NBC_00258 genome:
- a CDS encoding C40 family peptidase, with translation MHGRSTAPIAPERTPRPGGSNLPGIPRPALATAAATSVDLYSSAGGSSPERGDEGPSREEVQQRISSLYDQAETVSGNYNATRAMSSGRSRERVTPGPDTGRGRADTVAAAPALSDRAKQWFDVGRSQLGPLVPAVLPPDRMPDRDQTGTRPKSPGGRPADRSSDRALEAPGKPLLELTAGPGAATAARPVAELTAGPIAALPAVPQPREEATEVMPALVADPRQSLKTSKQRNQSKLAKARELLSAHTARRSTPVAAIEPPRTETAWATTEGQGYRQAEAEWWQSQPQSAGFGTGLSVDALGGPDLTLGMGLPAAPAPSIAPVPSIGMDLPMGPDLSFGMAPSIDVRTPIGTGLPIGSDGAANPGYGVSNPGYGAATPGYGGSTPGFGGSTPGYGGKAATAVEFARGQIGKPCVWGAMGPGSYDCSSLTQAAWKAAGVALPRTVNDQATAGMAVPLSDIRLGDLILFHGHVGHVGIYSGNGMMVHAPSPGAAIREESIHWAGEPAIHSVIRPA, from the coding sequence TGCACGGAAGGAGTACGGCTCCCATCGCGCCGGAACGAACCCCGCGCCCCGGAGGCAGCAACCTCCCGGGCATACCCCGGCCCGCCCTCGCGACGGCGGCCGCCACCTCAGTGGACCTGTACTCCTCGGCAGGCGGCTCCTCGCCCGAAAGAGGAGACGAGGGGCCGAGTCGCGAAGAGGTCCAGCAGCGGATCAGCAGCCTCTACGACCAGGCCGAGACCGTCAGCGGGAACTACAACGCGACCCGGGCGATGAGCTCGGGGCGGTCGCGTGAGCGTGTGACGCCCGGGCCCGACACCGGGCGTGGGCGCGCCGACACGGTCGCCGCCGCCCCTGCCCTGAGTGATCGTGCCAAGCAGTGGTTCGACGTCGGGCGCTCGCAACTGGGGCCCCTCGTCCCCGCCGTGCTGCCGCCCGACAGAATGCCGGACCGCGACCAGACGGGGACCCGGCCCAAGAGCCCCGGTGGGCGTCCGGCGGACCGGTCGTCCGACCGCGCGCTGGAAGCGCCGGGCAAACCCCTCCTGGAGCTGACCGCCGGACCCGGCGCCGCGACAGCCGCGCGGCCCGTGGCGGAGTTGACGGCCGGTCCGATCGCCGCGCTGCCGGCCGTGCCGCAGCCGCGTGAGGAGGCCACCGAGGTCATGCCCGCGCTGGTCGCCGATCCGCGGCAGTCGCTGAAGACCTCCAAGCAGCGGAACCAGAGCAAGCTCGCGAAGGCCCGTGAACTGCTGTCCGCGCACACCGCCCGGCGGAGCACGCCGGTGGCGGCCATCGAACCCCCGCGGACGGAGACCGCCTGGGCCACCACCGAGGGACAGGGCTACCGCCAGGCCGAGGCCGAATGGTGGCAGTCACAGCCGCAGTCGGCCGGTTTCGGCACGGGGCTGTCCGTCGACGCCCTGGGCGGCCCGGACCTGACGCTCGGCATGGGTCTGCCCGCTGCTCCGGCTCCGTCGATCGCTCCGGTTCCGTCGATCGGCATGGATCTGCCGATGGGCCCGGACCTGTCGTTCGGTATGGCTCCGTCCATCGACGTCCGTACGCCGATCGGCACGGGCCTGCCCATCGGTTCGGACGGTGCTGCGAATCCGGGATACGGCGTTTCGAACCCCGGCTACGGCGCTGCCACCCCGGGGTACGGCGGATCGACCCCGGGGTTCGGCGGATCGACCCCGGGATACGGCGGGAAGGCGGCGACAGCGGTCGAGTTCGCCCGTGGGCAGATCGGCAAGCCCTGTGTGTGGGGAGCGATGGGGCCGGGCTCGTACGATTGCTCCAGCCTCACCCAGGCGGCCTGGAAGGCGGCCGGGGTCGCACTCCCGCGTACCGTGAACGATCAGGCGACCGCCGGTATGGCCGTCCCCCTCTCCGACATCCGTCTCGGCGACCTGATCCTCTTCCACGGGCACGTCGGCCATGTCGGCATCTACAGCGGCAACGGCATGATGGTCCACGCGCCGAGCCCGGGCGCGGCCATCCGCGAGGAGTCGATCCACTGGGCCGGGGAACCGGCGATCCACAGCGTGATCCGGCCTGCCTGA
- a CDS encoding DUF4394 domain-containing protein, producing MKAGLKKRMAAAVATASAMAALVVATPGTSHAAPPRLLAFGITDDGTRMAAFNTDDPGTLNWFKRIDGLVGDTAVIGLDFRVQNGLLYMVGNKGGIYTVQIPPAVPNPLLTKVSQLSVPLQGTNFGVDFNPAADRLRIISDTGQNLAHNLANSSTATNTPLTTDGATTHGVTGAAYTNNDLNSATATTLFDINATSDQVVIQSPPANGLLVPTGSLGFDAGVNTGFDIFSDLSAGKTISNTAFATLTPAGASTSTFYTVDVLTGATTSVDQFPVSITDVAVSLDMS from the coding sequence ATGAAAGCAGGGCTCAAGAAGAGAATGGCCGCGGCGGTCGCGACCGCGTCCGCCATGGCGGCACTCGTCGTGGCGACGCCGGGCACCAGCCACGCGGCGCCGCCCCGCCTGCTGGCGTTCGGCATCACGGACGACGGTACGCGGATGGCCGCGTTCAACACCGACGACCCCGGCACGCTCAACTGGTTCAAGCGCATCGACGGGCTCGTCGGCGACACCGCCGTCATCGGGCTCGACTTCCGCGTACAGAACGGACTGCTGTACATGGTCGGCAACAAGGGCGGCATCTACACGGTCCAGATCCCGCCCGCGGTCCCGAACCCGCTGCTCACCAAGGTCTCGCAGCTCAGTGTTCCACTGCAGGGCACGAACTTCGGTGTCGACTTCAACCCCGCCGCCGACCGGTTGCGGATCATCAGTGACACCGGTCAGAACCTGGCGCACAACCTCGCCAACAGCAGCACCGCCACGAACACCCCGCTGACCACGGACGGGGCGACGACCCACGGTGTCACCGGAGCGGCCTACACCAACAACGACCTGAACTCGGCCACCGCGACGACGCTGTTCGACATCAACGCGACCTCGGACCAGGTCGTCATCCAGTCGCCACCCGCCAACGGCCTGCTGGTCCCGACCGGCTCACTCGGCTTCGACGCCGGTGTCAACACCGGCTTCGACATCTTCAGCGATCTGAGCGCCGGCAAGACGATCTCGAACACGGCCTTCGCCACCCTTACCCCGGCCGGTGCCTCGACGTCGACGTTCTACACCGTCGACGTGCTCACCGGAGCCACGACCAGTGTGGACCAGTTCCCCGTATCCATCACCGACGTCGCCGTCTCGCTCGACATGAGCTGA